Below is a window of Neodiprion virginianus isolate iyNeoVirg1 chromosome 4, iyNeoVirg1.1, whole genome shotgun sequence DNA.
AGTTCTGAACTTGGAGCCGGTAATTTAGCCTtgtctttttcaaaataagcGTCGTTGCTTGTGGTGATTACCTCTGGAGGTGTAATCGAGGTAGGGGTTGAAGTTTCATTGGTGGCAACTTTATCACTGGATGATTCGGTCGTAACAATACTGGATAGATTCACTGAAGTCCGAGAGGAAGTGTTGTCCAAGCCTGATTCTGATAATGATGAAGAGAGCATTCGCGTCATTAGGAAATGAAAAAGCACGAAATAAACCTGTGGAAATTTAGTCTTACCTTCCGGCGTCATTCTAGAATCGTGGGGCGTAGGTTCAGACGTGCTCTTTGTCTCAGGATTTGTCACTTTCTCGTCGTTACCGTCCCGCCTTCTCCTGGAGTGAGCATGTTCCGATAACAGATCATCCGCTGAGAACAGTCTCGTTTTGATTACCGTGACCTCCTTGGCGTTCAAAACTATTTTTGACAAGGGCCGACTTCCGTTATAAGCGAACTCCACGATTAGATGACCGTTCAACTTGGTCACTCCTGTTTCCGTAACTGGGATCAGTTCCACTTTGTAAAGTGTTGGAGAGATCAAAGGCGAAACGGAGAACCTGGCTGAGGGTCTGATTCCCTCAACGTCATCCTCTTCAGCTAAGGTAAGAGCCGTCAAAGTCTGCACAATGCCACAAAAATCACCTTTTAGTTATGCTGCTTTCTCCCGAATATCCTCCAAGTCAGTTCACCTCCTGGACGCAAGACGCTAAGTCAAAACCATCGACATAACTCACTGGTTTGTTCGCCCATGGATTCAAGTAGGCTCCTATCAACCCTGCAGTGATGACACCAATGATGAACATCAGGATTATTACGGCAGTCTTCTTATAGGACAAGAAACAGCCACCGTTTCGTTTATACTCCGTGTCACTGAGCCCGAGATCGCTCGTTGTGAACTCTGATCTGCTACCTGCGATCTGGGCCATGTTATCAGCTAAAGCAATAACGGGGAAGAAGACAGCGATTAGTCTGTATTCAAGTTATAAGggttagaaaatttttcagggCTCTTTTCTTTTCGCGTATTCCCAAACTGAAAGTAAAAACCATTCGTACAAGTATCATGTAGATTCTTAAATAGATTATAGTAGTCCGGTATCGTGTCCAATGACATCATCATTTCGTCGTAATTAGCTCGAATGGTTAAGTCACGCTATCTAAGCATTTCGATTCGAAACATCCGACTGAAAGCCACACGACGAATCTTTCGCAGCGTGATATGGCGATCGGACTAAGCGCGTACTAAGTAATTGCATTGTTTATGTTACTGATCCACTTCCGGTTCACCGCCAAGATCTCGATTGAATCCAAGACTTATCCGCAGGCATGCGATTTGCGACGATTTACACGATACAATTCAACAAATTAAACACGCTGAGAAGACCTTGTAGGTCACAGTTGCGGCTTATAATTTCATCTAGATCACGCAACGCCTGTATTTTCGGTTTAACTGCTCTAGTCAGGTTATATACTGAAACTGATCGAAGCGGAGTTGAAGTTAGAATTTAAATTGTCCAACATCATTATGAGGTACGCAGCTTGCGcacgagatgaaatggaattACCCGCGTACGCAAGCACTCACGCACGCAGGTTGCACCCGTCGTAAATTGCACCTCGAGCCTCACTTAGTCCAGCAAGCGATAACAGCAAAAGGTGACGGACAAGTATAAGGTGGGTGAGTACAACGAATAGCGAGTGTGTGGTATAACACATCCGATAAGAAACGTCGCATACTACGAAACAATTACGACGCCATTCTCCTCCGTTCTAGTCAATGCAGCAGCACGGAGAACCGACATAGATATGGGTATACACTGCAGAATTGATCAAAGTGCGGATTCTTCACAAATGCTTTCAAGACTGCCATACATTATGGCAGACGTCAAGAGCTTTAATCGAATAGTTCGTAATAAcgtgaattttaatttaaaatgaGTTTATTCACTTCTGAACGTCTCAAAGAACTTGTCTAGGTGGAAGAAAATAGAGGGACGTAAATCATttcgaaatcaaaaatggttAGATTAGTTTGATCGAATGATCTGCTAAACCACAGGCTTTGGTGcggtagaagaagaagaaacggcAGATGAACCGCAAAGTTCTTCTAccgtcgaaaaatttcaacttacAATTTCGCCTTGCCCAAGGCTCCCAGGAGCTGATGGACCCTCGGCGCATTGAAAAATCACTGTGATTGCGGATTAGTTAACCGGAAACACGCGTACTTTTTAAAAGTAAGCTGAATCGCGttaatttttgatttgaaagaaaagtaCAAAGCTGGTAGAGAGATCGAGCACAATTATAGAGTTGCCGATATCCCGACTTCCACGGTTTTACCTATCGAAGACGAGGTGCGGACCGTAAGCCAGAAGTTGACGCGTTAATTCCCCCACCTATGGATCGGCACCG
It encodes the following:
- the LOC124302032 gene encoding uncharacterized protein LOC124302032, translating into MGLITYVSQFTTASAYDKAVYVSPDNMAQIAGSRSEFTTSDLGLSDTEYKRNGGCFLSYKKTAVIILMFIIGVITAGLIGAYLNPWANKPTLTALTLAEEDDVEGIRPSARFSVSPLISPTLYKVELIPVTETGVTKLNGHLIVEFAYNGSRPLSKIVLNAKEVTVIKTRLFSADDLLSEHAHSRRRRDEHV